The Parus major isolate Abel chromosome 4, Parus_major1.1, whole genome shotgun sequence genome has a window encoding:
- the ANAPC4 gene encoding anaphase-promoting complex subunit 4 isoform X1: MPAFRQVGEKQLPQEVVFMSWSPKRDLIALANRAGEVLLHRLANFQRVWSLPPNENTGKEVTALAWRPDGKILAFGLADTKRIILCDVEKPESLHSFSVDLSITYMHWMEVTEESSVLTSFYNAEDESNLLLPKLPALPKNYSTTAKIFSEEKSDEIMKLLGDVRLNALVLGGSSGFLEIHAYGMFKIATVNGLDTSLLSSYLPEVTRMARKFTHISTLLQYIKLSLTCMCEAWEEILMQMDSRLTKFVQEKNTTTSVQDEFMQLLLWGKASLELQALLMNQLTVKGLKKLGQSIESSYSSIQKLVISHLQSGSEALLYHLSELKGMALWKQKYESLGLDAAGIDEAITAVGSFILKANELLQVIDSSMKNFKAFFRWLYVAMLRMSEDHVLPELNKMTQKDITFVADFLTEHFNEAPELYNRKGKYFNVERVGQYLKDEDDDLVSPPNTEGNQWFNFLKDSTHLKESPLLFPYYPEKSLHFVKRQMEGVIDQCLQKPADVIGKSVHQAVCMSLYKISRSEDSTPQLFKLPFLWNDKTSNLHYVLFTMLENSISKIHILRRHTDTSRSVSNGILAVEFGNFLNNSINESSDSRCYSCLDAHFYDDETVTVVLKESVQQEGKERVLAQLPLSSVYTDEDQDGKFIWDSMERLDERSGEIPTRTVFLEGQWRVLENMKAQYVSVNGIRKVSCVLSSNLRHIRVFEMDVEDDGEVEEEEEEETTQIAAGEPDEPNQPADGQDNVCDASAEELPDETEEHETSLDP; this comes from the exons ATGCCCGCCTTCAGGCAGGTGGGCGAGAAGCAGCTGCCACAGGAGGTCGTGTTCATGTCCTGGTCCCCCAAAAGGGACCTCATCGCCCTGGCTAACCGAGCGGGGGAG GTTTTACTTCATCGACTTGCAAACTTTCAACGTGTGTGGAGTTTGCCTCcaaatgaaaatacaggaaaagaagtGACTGCTCTTGCTTGGAGACCAGATGGCAAAA TTTTGGCTTTTGGCCTTGCTGATACCAAGCGGATTATTCTGTGTGATGTAGAAAAACCTGAAAGCTTGCACTCCTTCTCTGTGGACTTATCTATTACATACATGCATTGGATGGAAGTAACTGAGGAAAGCAG TGTTCTCACTTCCTTTTACAATGCTGAAGATGAATCAAACCTCCTTTTGCCTAAATTACCAGCACTACCAAAAAA ttacaGTACCACTGCAAAAATTTTCAG tgaagaaaagtCAGATGAGATTATGAAGCTTTTGGGTGATGTCAG aCTTAATGCTCTTGTTCTTGGTGGCAGCTCAGGATTTCTTGAGATACATGCTTATGGAATGTTCAAGATTGCTACAGTGAATGGG TTGGACACTAGTCTATTATCAAGTTACTTACCTGAGGTAACTCGAATGGCCCGGAAGTTTACTCACATTTCAACTCTGTTACAG TATATAAAGCTGTCATTGACATGCATGTGTGAAGCATGGGAAGAAATACTGATGCAGATGGACTCACGACTAACAAAGTTTGTACAG GAAAAGAATACAACCACTTCTGTTCAGGATGAGTTTATGCAGCTGTTGTTATGGGGAAAAGCAAG TCTGGAACTTCAGGCATTACTAATGAACCAACTGACAGTAAAG GGTTTAAAAAAACTTGGTCAGTCCATAGAGTCTTCCTATTCCAGTATACAGAAGTTGGTTATAAGTCATTTGCAGAG TGGCTCTGAGGCACTTTTATACCACTTGAGTGAATTGAAAGGAATGGCtttatggaaacaaaaatacGAGTCTCTGGGATTAGATGCAGCTGGAATTGACG AGGCTATCACTGCTGTTGGTTCTTTCATCCTGAAGGCAAATGAGCTGCTTCA AGTGATCGACAGTAGTATGAAAAACTTCAAGGCATTTTTTCGATGGCTCTATGTTG CCATGTTGAGGATGTCAGAAGATCATGTGCTTCCAGAGCTGAACAAG atgACTCAAAAAGATATCACTTTTGTTGCTGATTTTCTTACTGAGCATTTCAATGAG gCACCAGAACTTTACAATCGTAAAGGAAAATACTTCAATGTGGAGAGAGTTGGCCAG TACTTgaaagatgaagatgatgacCTTGTATCACCACCTAATACAGAGGGAAACCAGTGGTTTAACTTCCTTAAAGATAGTACTCATCTTAAAG AAAGCCCACTTCTGTTTCCCTACTATCCTGAGAAATCACTGCATTTTGTCAAAAGGCAAATGGAAGGAGTCATTGATCAGTGTTTACAAAAGCCAGCA GATGTAATTGGAAAGTCAGTGCATCAAGCAGTCTGCATGTCTCTCTACAAAATTTCTCGAAG TGAAGATTCCACACCTCAGTTATTTAAATTACCATTTCT GTGGAATGACAAAACATCTAATTTACATTATGTTCTCTTCACCATGTTAGAAAAttctatttctaaaatacacattttgagGAGACATACTGATACTTCCAG GTCTGTCAGTAATGGGATTCTTGCAGTAGAGTTTGGAAACTTCTTGAACAACAGCATAAATGAGAGCTCAGACTCCAG aTGCTACAGTTGTTTGGATGCTCACTTCTACGATGATGAAACTGTAACTGTAGTTCTGAAAGAGAGTGTTCAAcaagaggggaaggagagagtcTTGGCTCAGCTGCCCTTATCTTCAGTATATACAGATGAGGACCAAGATGGGAAATTCATTTGGGATTCTATGGAAAG GCTGGATGAGCGAAGTGGTGAGATACCCACACGTACTGTCTTCTTGGAGGGTCAGTGGAGAGTGCTGGAGAATATGAAAGCTCAGTATGTTTCTGTAAATGGCATTAGAAAAGTTTCTTGTGTG CTAAGTTCAAACCTTCGCCACATCAGGGTGTTTGAGATGGATGTAGAGGATGATGGGGAAgttgaggaagaagaggaagaagaaacaacTCAGATTGCAGCTGGGGAACCTGATGAGCCAAATCAGCCTGCAGATGGCCAGGACAATGTGTGTGATGCGTCTGCTGAAGAACTACCTGATGAAACTGAAGAACATGAGACAAGTCTGGATCCTTGA
- the ANAPC4 gene encoding anaphase-promoting complex subunit 4 isoform X2 encodes MPAFRQVGEKQLPQEVVFMSWSPKRDLIALANRAGEVLLHRLANFQRVWSLPPNENTGKEVTALAWRPDGKILAFGLADTKRIILCDVEKPESLHSFSVDLSITYMHWMEVTEESSVLTSFYNAEDESNLLLPKLPALPKNYSTTAKIFSEEKSDEIMKLLGDVRLNALVLGGSSGFLEIHAYGMFKIATVNGVAGSCRGLCLSSDLKSLSVITEIQSSSDSEAEITYFQLDTSLLSSYLPEVTRMARKFTHISTLLQYIKLSLTCMCEAWEEILMQMDSRLTKFVQEKNTTTSVQDEFMQLLLWGKASLELQALLMNQLTVKGLKKLGQSIESSYSSIQKLVISHLQSGSEALLYHLSELKGMALWKQKYESLGLDAAGIDEAITAVGSFILKANELLQVIDSSMKNFKAFFRWLYVAMLRMSEDHVLPELNKMTQKDITFVADFLTEHFNEAPELYNRKGKYFNVERVGQYLKDEDDDLVSPPNTEGNQWFNFLKDSTHLKESPLLFPYYPEKSLHFVKRQMEGVIDQCLQKPADVIGKSVHQAVCMSLYKISRSEDSTPQLFKLPFLWNDKTSNLHYVLFTMLENSISKIHILRRHTDTSRSVSNGILAVEFGNFLNNSINESSDSRCYSCLDAHFYDDETVTVVLKESVQQEGKERVLAQLPLSSVYTDEDQDGKFIWDSMERLDERSGEIPTRTVFLEGQWRVLENMKAQYVSVNGIRKVSCVLSSNLRHIRVFEMDVEDDGEVEEEEEEETTQIAAGEPDEPNQPADGQDNVCDASAEELPDETEEHETSLDP; translated from the exons ATGCCCGCCTTCAGGCAGGTGGGCGAGAAGCAGCTGCCACAGGAGGTCGTGTTCATGTCCTGGTCCCCCAAAAGGGACCTCATCGCCCTGGCTAACCGAGCGGGGGAG GTTTTACTTCATCGACTTGCAAACTTTCAACGTGTGTGGAGTTTGCCTCcaaatgaaaatacaggaaaagaagtGACTGCTCTTGCTTGGAGACCAGATGGCAAAA TTTTGGCTTTTGGCCTTGCTGATACCAAGCGGATTATTCTGTGTGATGTAGAAAAACCTGAAAGCTTGCACTCCTTCTCTGTGGACTTATCTATTACATACATGCATTGGATGGAAGTAACTGAGGAAAGCAG TGTTCTCACTTCCTTTTACAATGCTGAAGATGAATCAAACCTCCTTTTGCCTAAATTACCAGCACTACCAAAAAA ttacaGTACCACTGCAAAAATTTTCAG tgaagaaaagtCAGATGAGATTATGAAGCTTTTGGGTGATGTCAG aCTTAATGCTCTTGTTCTTGGTGGCAGCTCAGGATTTCTTGAGATACATGCTTATGGAATGTTCAAGATTGCTACAGTGAATGGG GTGGCAGGGTCTTGTCGTGGACTGTGTTTGTCTAGTGATTTGAAATCACTGTCAGTTATTACAGAGATACAAAGCTCTTCAGACAGCGAAGCAGAGATAACGTATTTTCAG TTGGACACTAGTCTATTATCAAGTTACTTACCTGAGGTAACTCGAATGGCCCGGAAGTTTACTCACATTTCAACTCTGTTACAG TATATAAAGCTGTCATTGACATGCATGTGTGAAGCATGGGAAGAAATACTGATGCAGATGGACTCACGACTAACAAAGTTTGTACAG GAAAAGAATACAACCACTTCTGTTCAGGATGAGTTTATGCAGCTGTTGTTATGGGGAAAAGCAAG TCTGGAACTTCAGGCATTACTAATGAACCAACTGACAGTAAAG GGTTTAAAAAAACTTGGTCAGTCCATAGAGTCTTCCTATTCCAGTATACAGAAGTTGGTTATAAGTCATTTGCAGAG TGGCTCTGAGGCACTTTTATACCACTTGAGTGAATTGAAAGGAATGGCtttatggaaacaaaaatacGAGTCTCTGGGATTAGATGCAGCTGGAATTGACG AGGCTATCACTGCTGTTGGTTCTTTCATCCTGAAGGCAAATGAGCTGCTTCA AGTGATCGACAGTAGTATGAAAAACTTCAAGGCATTTTTTCGATGGCTCTATGTTG CCATGTTGAGGATGTCAGAAGATCATGTGCTTCCAGAGCTGAACAAG atgACTCAAAAAGATATCACTTTTGTTGCTGATTTTCTTACTGAGCATTTCAATGAG gCACCAGAACTTTACAATCGTAAAGGAAAATACTTCAATGTGGAGAGAGTTGGCCAG TACTTgaaagatgaagatgatgacCTTGTATCACCACCTAATACAGAGGGAAACCAGTGGTTTAACTTCCTTAAAGATAGTACTCATCTTAAAG AAAGCCCACTTCTGTTTCCCTACTATCCTGAGAAATCACTGCATTTTGTCAAAAGGCAAATGGAAGGAGTCATTGATCAGTGTTTACAAAAGCCAGCA GATGTAATTGGAAAGTCAGTGCATCAAGCAGTCTGCATGTCTCTCTACAAAATTTCTCGAAG TGAAGATTCCACACCTCAGTTATTTAAATTACCATTTCT GTGGAATGACAAAACATCTAATTTACATTATGTTCTCTTCACCATGTTAGAAAAttctatttctaaaatacacattttgagGAGACATACTGATACTTCCAG GTCTGTCAGTAATGGGATTCTTGCAGTAGAGTTTGGAAACTTCTTGAACAACAGCATAAATGAGAGCTCAGACTCCAG aTGCTACAGTTGTTTGGATGCTCACTTCTACGATGATGAAACTGTAACTGTAGTTCTGAAAGAGAGTGTTCAAcaagaggggaaggagagagtcTTGGCTCAGCTGCCCTTATCTTCAGTATATACAGATGAGGACCAAGATGGGAAATTCATTTGGGATTCTATGGAAAG GCTGGATGAGCGAAGTGGTGAGATACCCACACGTACTGTCTTCTTGGAGGGTCAGTGGAGAGTGCTGGAGAATATGAAAGCTCAGTATGTTTCTGTAAATGGCATTAGAAAAGTTTCTTGTGTG CTAAGTTCAAACCTTCGCCACATCAGGGTGTTTGAGATGGATGTAGAGGATGATGGGGAAgttgaggaagaagaggaagaagaaacaacTCAGATTGCAGCTGGGGAACCTGATGAGCCAAATCAGCCTGCAGATGGCCAGGACAATGTGTGTGATGCGTCTGCTGAAGAACTACCTGATGAAACTGAAGAACATGAGACAAGTCTGGATCCTTGA
- the ZCCHC4 gene encoding rRNA N6-adenosine-methyltransferase ZCCHC4 isoform X3, with translation MAAAGPERPRPAALTLLGPAPGAPSCPHGPALLFVKTSQGKEEGRRFYACSACRDRKDCNFFQWEDEKVSETRLAAREEYNRNHQPSLTHRQNVDRYKNFVLLPLSKRRFCQECQQLLLPAEWEEHSDHQFLCDITTAQLKSPSQLLYPLENKKTNAQYLFADRSCHFLLNLLIDLGFRRVLCVGTPRLHEMIHSKASEEEEFSVRSLLLDIDFRYSQFYTEDEFCHYNMFNHHFFGGEAAHETCRKFLHEENGERVIMVTDPPFGGLVEALASSFKKLMAVWKETEKEGHDNKEMPMFWIFPYFFESRILDFFPSFSMMDYQVDYDNHALYKHGKTGRRQSPVRIFTNLTPSMIVLPEEEGYRFCTVCQRYVSSGNQHCEICNSCTSKDGRRWKHCVLCKKCVKPSWFHCNNCNCCTLQKHSCEKSDVGCFVCGKAGHKRSACPSLSHTRAACQPDKKKRPKTRKRVKTGICKRLAMKHAIFSKRKVKNKKKKS, from the exons ATGGCGGCGGCGGGTCCGGAGCGGCCGCGGCCCGCAGCGCTCACCCTGCTCGGGCCGGCGCCCGGCGCGCCCAGCTGCCCTCACG GTCCTGCACTTCTGTTTGTGAAGACCAGccaaggaaaggaggaaggaagaagattCTATGCTTGTTCGGCTTGTAGGGATAGAAAGGATTGTAACTTTTTTCAGTGGGAAGATGAGAAG GTGTCAGAAACCAGGCTTGCAGCACGTGAAGAATATAATAGAAATCATCAGCCTTCTTTAACACACAGACAGAACGTGGACAG GTACAAGAATTTTGTTCTGTTGCCATTATCAAAGAGGAGGTTTTGCCAGGAATGCCAGCAATTGTTATTGCCAGCAGAATGGGAAGAGCACTCGGATCACCAGTTCCTGTGTGATATCACCACTGCCCAGCTGAAAAGCCCAAGTCAACTTCTATATCCActggagaataaaaaaacaaatgcacagTATTTATTTGCAGACAGAAGTTGCCACTTCCTACTGAATCTCCTTATAGATTTAGGATTCAGACGAGTGCTCTGTGTCGGAACACCCAG GCTTCATGAAATGATCCATTCAAAAGCATCAGAAGAGGAAGAATTCAGTGTTAGAAGCCTTCTGCTAGATATTGATTTCAG GTATTCACAATTTTACACAGAGGATGAATTCTGCCACTACAACATGTTCAATCATCATTTTTTTGGTGGAGAG GCTGCACATGAAACATGCAGGAAATTCTTACATGAGGAGAATGGTGAAAGAGTCATTATGGTAACTGATCCCCCGTTTGGAGGTTTAGTGGAAGCACTGGCTTCTAGTTTTAAAAAACTGATGGCAGTGtggaaggagacagaaaaagaag GTCACGACAACAAAGAGATGCCCATGTTCTGGATATTTCCGTACTTCTTTGAGTCTCGTATTCTTGACTTTTTCCCAAGCTTCAGTATGATGGATTACCAG gtAGACTATGATAATCATGCACTGTATAAACATGGCAAGACAGGTCGTAGACAGTCTCCTGTCCGTATTTTCACGAACCTTACCCCAAGTATGATTGTGCTTCCTGAAGAAGAGGGATATAG attttGCACTGTATGTCAGCGATACGTTAGTTCTGGTAACCAGCACTGTGAGATATGCAATTCATGTACATCAAAA GATGGCAGACGATGGAAACATTGTGTACTTTGCAAAAAATGCGTAAAACCCT CTTGGTTTCACTGTAACAATTGCAACTGCTGCACTCTTCAAAAGCACAGCTGTGAGAAGTCTGATGTTGGCTGTTTTGTTTGTGGCAAGGCAGGTCACAAGCGCAGTGCCTGCCCCAGTCTCTCCCACACCAGAGCAGCTTGTCA acctgacaaaaagaaaaggccGAAAACTCGAAAGAGAGTAAAAACGGGGATCTGTAAAAGATTAGCTATGAAACATGCCATATTCTCCAAGAGGAAAgtaaagaataagaaaaaaaagtcatga
- the ZCCHC4 gene encoding rRNA N6-adenosine-methyltransferase ZCCHC4 isoform X1, translating into MAAAGPERPRPAALTLLGPAPGAPSCPHGEPGSEGKSRASLCSAPCLGCSAAAFTKALLWKLGTCSGAVKDLQVFPVLSYPPHLSLGPALLFVKTSQGKEEGRRFYACSACRDRKDCNFFQWEDEKVSETRLAAREEYNRNHQPSLTHRQNVDRYKNFVLLPLSKRRFCQECQQLLLPAEWEEHSDHQFLCDITTAQLKSPSQLLYPLENKKTNAQYLFADRSCHFLLNLLIDLGFRRVLCVGTPRLHEMIHSKASEEEEFSVRSLLLDIDFRYSQFYTEDEFCHYNMFNHHFFGGEAAHETCRKFLHEENGERVIMVTDPPFGGLVEALASSFKKLMAVWKETEKEGHDNKEMPMFWIFPYFFESRILDFFPSFSMMDYQVDYDNHALYKHGKTGRRQSPVRIFTNLTPSMIVLPEEEGYRFCTVCQRYVSSGNQHCEICNSCTSKDGRRWKHCVLCKKCVKPSWFHCNNCNCCTLQKHSCEKSDVGCFVCGKAGHKRSACPSLSHTRAACQPDKKKRPKTRKRVKTGICKRLAMKHAIFSKRKVKNKKKKS; encoded by the exons ATGGCGGCGGCGGGTCCGGAGCGGCCGCGGCCCGCAGCGCTCACCCTGCTCGGGCCGGCGCCCGGCGCGCCCAGCTGCCCTCACGGTGAGCCGGGCTCGGAGGGCAAATCCCGAGCGTCCCTGTGCTCGGCTCCGTGCCTgggctgttctgcagcagcCTTTACGAAGGCCTTGTTATGGAAGCTCGGCACTTGCAGCGGAGCAGTGAAAGATCTGCAGGTGTTCCCTGTGTTATCGTACCCTCCACATTTGTCCCTAGGTCCTGCACTTCTGTTTGTGAAGACCAGccaaggaaaggaggaaggaagaagattCTATGCTTGTTCGGCTTGTAGGGATAGAAAGGATTGTAACTTTTTTCAGTGGGAAGATGAGAAG GTGTCAGAAACCAGGCTTGCAGCACGTGAAGAATATAATAGAAATCATCAGCCTTCTTTAACACACAGACAGAACGTGGACAG GTACAAGAATTTTGTTCTGTTGCCATTATCAAAGAGGAGGTTTTGCCAGGAATGCCAGCAATTGTTATTGCCAGCAGAATGGGAAGAGCACTCGGATCACCAGTTCCTGTGTGATATCACCACTGCCCAGCTGAAAAGCCCAAGTCAACTTCTATATCCActggagaataaaaaaacaaatgcacagTATTTATTTGCAGACAGAAGTTGCCACTTCCTACTGAATCTCCTTATAGATTTAGGATTCAGACGAGTGCTCTGTGTCGGAACACCCAG GCTTCATGAAATGATCCATTCAAAAGCATCAGAAGAGGAAGAATTCAGTGTTAGAAGCCTTCTGCTAGATATTGATTTCAG GTATTCACAATTTTACACAGAGGATGAATTCTGCCACTACAACATGTTCAATCATCATTTTTTTGGTGGAGAG GCTGCACATGAAACATGCAGGAAATTCTTACATGAGGAGAATGGTGAAAGAGTCATTATGGTAACTGATCCCCCGTTTGGAGGTTTAGTGGAAGCACTGGCTTCTAGTTTTAAAAAACTGATGGCAGTGtggaaggagacagaaaaagaag GTCACGACAACAAAGAGATGCCCATGTTCTGGATATTTCCGTACTTCTTTGAGTCTCGTATTCTTGACTTTTTCCCAAGCTTCAGTATGATGGATTACCAG gtAGACTATGATAATCATGCACTGTATAAACATGGCAAGACAGGTCGTAGACAGTCTCCTGTCCGTATTTTCACGAACCTTACCCCAAGTATGATTGTGCTTCCTGAAGAAGAGGGATATAG attttGCACTGTATGTCAGCGATACGTTAGTTCTGGTAACCAGCACTGTGAGATATGCAATTCATGTACATCAAAA GATGGCAGACGATGGAAACATTGTGTACTTTGCAAAAAATGCGTAAAACCCT CTTGGTTTCACTGTAACAATTGCAACTGCTGCACTCTTCAAAAGCACAGCTGTGAGAAGTCTGATGTTGGCTGTTTTGTTTGTGGCAAGGCAGGTCACAAGCGCAGTGCCTGCCCCAGTCTCTCCCACACCAGAGCAGCTTGTCA acctgacaaaaagaaaaggccGAAAACTCGAAAGAGAGTAAAAACGGGGATCTGTAAAAGATTAGCTATGAAACATGCCATATTCTCCAAGAGGAAAgtaaagaataagaaaaaaaagtcatga
- the ZCCHC4 gene encoding rRNA N6-adenosine-methyltransferase ZCCHC4 isoform X2, whose translation MAAAGPERPRPAALTLLGPAPGAPSCPHGEPGSEGKSRASLCSAPCLGCSAAAFTKALLWKLGTCSGAVKDLQVFPVLSYPPHLSLGPALLFVKTSQGKEEGRRFYACSACRDRKDCNFFQWEDEKVSETRLAAREEYNRNHQPSLTHRQNVDRYKNFVLLPLSKRRFCQECQQLLLPAEWEEHSDHQFLCDITTAQLKSPSQLLYPLENKKTNAQYLFADRSCHFLLNLLIDLGFRRVLCVGTPRLHEMIHSKASEEEEFSVRSLLLDIDFRYSQFYTEDEFCHYNMFNHHFFGGEAAHETCRKFLHEENGERVIMVTDPPFGGLVEALASSFKKLMAVWKETEKEGHDNKEMPMFWIFPYFFESRILDFFPSFSMMDYQVDYDNHALYKHGKTGRRQSPVRIFTNLTPSMIVLPEEEGYRFCTVCQRYVSSGNQHCEICNSCTSKLGFTVTIATAALFKSTAVRSLMLAVLFVARQVTSAVPAPVSPTPEQLVNLTKRKGRKLERE comes from the exons ATGGCGGCGGCGGGTCCGGAGCGGCCGCGGCCCGCAGCGCTCACCCTGCTCGGGCCGGCGCCCGGCGCGCCCAGCTGCCCTCACGGTGAGCCGGGCTCGGAGGGCAAATCCCGAGCGTCCCTGTGCTCGGCTCCGTGCCTgggctgttctgcagcagcCTTTACGAAGGCCTTGTTATGGAAGCTCGGCACTTGCAGCGGAGCAGTGAAAGATCTGCAGGTGTTCCCTGTGTTATCGTACCCTCCACATTTGTCCCTAGGTCCTGCACTTCTGTTTGTGAAGACCAGccaaggaaaggaggaaggaagaagattCTATGCTTGTTCGGCTTGTAGGGATAGAAAGGATTGTAACTTTTTTCAGTGGGAAGATGAGAAG GTGTCAGAAACCAGGCTTGCAGCACGTGAAGAATATAATAGAAATCATCAGCCTTCTTTAACACACAGACAGAACGTGGACAG GTACAAGAATTTTGTTCTGTTGCCATTATCAAAGAGGAGGTTTTGCCAGGAATGCCAGCAATTGTTATTGCCAGCAGAATGGGAAGAGCACTCGGATCACCAGTTCCTGTGTGATATCACCACTGCCCAGCTGAAAAGCCCAAGTCAACTTCTATATCCActggagaataaaaaaacaaatgcacagTATTTATTTGCAGACAGAAGTTGCCACTTCCTACTGAATCTCCTTATAGATTTAGGATTCAGACGAGTGCTCTGTGTCGGAACACCCAG GCTTCATGAAATGATCCATTCAAAAGCATCAGAAGAGGAAGAATTCAGTGTTAGAAGCCTTCTGCTAGATATTGATTTCAG GTATTCACAATTTTACACAGAGGATGAATTCTGCCACTACAACATGTTCAATCATCATTTTTTTGGTGGAGAG GCTGCACATGAAACATGCAGGAAATTCTTACATGAGGAGAATGGTGAAAGAGTCATTATGGTAACTGATCCCCCGTTTGGAGGTTTAGTGGAAGCACTGGCTTCTAGTTTTAAAAAACTGATGGCAGTGtggaaggagacagaaaaagaag GTCACGACAACAAAGAGATGCCCATGTTCTGGATATTTCCGTACTTCTTTGAGTCTCGTATTCTTGACTTTTTCCCAAGCTTCAGTATGATGGATTACCAG gtAGACTATGATAATCATGCACTGTATAAACATGGCAAGACAGGTCGTAGACAGTCTCCTGTCCGTATTTTCACGAACCTTACCCCAAGTATGATTGTGCTTCCTGAAGAAGAGGGATATAG attttGCACTGTATGTCAGCGATACGTTAGTTCTGGTAACCAGCACTGTGAGATATGCAATTCATGTACATCAAAA CTTGGTTTCACTGTAACAATTGCAACTGCTGCACTCTTCAAAAGCACAGCTGTGAGAAGTCTGATGTTGGCTGTTTTGTTTGTGGCAAGGCAGGTCACAAGCGCAGTGCCTGCCCCAGTCTCTCCCACACCAGAGCAGCTTGTCA acctgacaaaaagaaaaggccGAAAACTCGAAAGAGAGTAA
- the ZCCHC4 gene encoding rRNA N6-adenosine-methyltransferase ZCCHC4 isoform X4, whose translation MAAAGPERPRPAALTLLGPAPGAPSCPHGEPGSEGKSRASLCSAPCLGCSAAAFTKALLWKLGTCSGAVKDLQVFPVLSYPPHLSLGPALLFVKTSQGKEEGRRFYACSACRDRKDCNFFQWEDEKVSETRLAAREEYNRNHQPSLTHRQNVDRYKNFVLLPLSKRRFCQECQQLLLPAEWEEHSDHQFLCDITTAQLKSPSQLLYPLENKKTNAQYLFADRSCHFLLNLLIDLGFRRVLCVGTPRLHEMIHSKASEEEEFSVRSLLLDIDFRYSQFYTEDEFCHYNMFNHHFFGGEAAHETCRKFLHEENGERVIMVTDPPFGGLVEALASSFKKLMAVWKETEKEGHDNKEMPMFWIFPYFFESRILDFFPSFSMMDYQVDYDNHALYKHGKTGRRQSPVRIFTNLTPSMIVLPEEEGYRFCTVCQRYVSSGNQHCEICNSCTSKT comes from the exons ATGGCGGCGGCGGGTCCGGAGCGGCCGCGGCCCGCAGCGCTCACCCTGCTCGGGCCGGCGCCCGGCGCGCCCAGCTGCCCTCACGGTGAGCCGGGCTCGGAGGGCAAATCCCGAGCGTCCCTGTGCTCGGCTCCGTGCCTgggctgttctgcagcagcCTTTACGAAGGCCTTGTTATGGAAGCTCGGCACTTGCAGCGGAGCAGTGAAAGATCTGCAGGTGTTCCCTGTGTTATCGTACCCTCCACATTTGTCCCTAGGTCCTGCACTTCTGTTTGTGAAGACCAGccaaggaaaggaggaaggaagaagattCTATGCTTGTTCGGCTTGTAGGGATAGAAAGGATTGTAACTTTTTTCAGTGGGAAGATGAGAAG GTGTCAGAAACCAGGCTTGCAGCACGTGAAGAATATAATAGAAATCATCAGCCTTCTTTAACACACAGACAGAACGTGGACAG GTACAAGAATTTTGTTCTGTTGCCATTATCAAAGAGGAGGTTTTGCCAGGAATGCCAGCAATTGTTATTGCCAGCAGAATGGGAAGAGCACTCGGATCACCAGTTCCTGTGTGATATCACCACTGCCCAGCTGAAAAGCCCAAGTCAACTTCTATATCCActggagaataaaaaaacaaatgcacagTATTTATTTGCAGACAGAAGTTGCCACTTCCTACTGAATCTCCTTATAGATTTAGGATTCAGACGAGTGCTCTGTGTCGGAACACCCAG GCTTCATGAAATGATCCATTCAAAAGCATCAGAAGAGGAAGAATTCAGTGTTAGAAGCCTTCTGCTAGATATTGATTTCAG GTATTCACAATTTTACACAGAGGATGAATTCTGCCACTACAACATGTTCAATCATCATTTTTTTGGTGGAGAG GCTGCACATGAAACATGCAGGAAATTCTTACATGAGGAGAATGGTGAAAGAGTCATTATGGTAACTGATCCCCCGTTTGGAGGTTTAGTGGAAGCACTGGCTTCTAGTTTTAAAAAACTGATGGCAGTGtggaaggagacagaaaaagaag GTCACGACAACAAAGAGATGCCCATGTTCTGGATATTTCCGTACTTCTTTGAGTCTCGTATTCTTGACTTTTTCCCAAGCTTCAGTATGATGGATTACCAG gtAGACTATGATAATCATGCACTGTATAAACATGGCAAGACAGGTCGTAGACAGTCTCCTGTCCGTATTTTCACGAACCTTACCCCAAGTATGATTGTGCTTCCTGAAGAAGAGGGATATAG attttGCACTGTATGTCAGCGATACGTTAGTTCTGGTAACCAGCACTGTGAGATATGCAATTCATGTACATCAAAA acctga